In a genomic window of Melitaea cinxia chromosome 27, ilMelCinx1.1, whole genome shotgun sequence:
- the LOC123666683 gene encoding histone H2A → MSGRGKGGKVKGKAKSRSNRAGLQFPVGRIHRLLRKGNYAERVGAGAPVYLAAVMEYLAAEVLELAGNAARDNKKTRIIPRHLQLAIRNDEELNKLLSGVTIAQGGVLPNIQAVLLPKKTEKKA, encoded by the coding sequence ATGTCGGGACGCGGTAAAGGCGGTAAAGTGAAGGGAAAGGCAAAGTCTCGTTCGAACCGCGCCGGTCTTCAGTTTCCGGTCGGTCGTATACACAGACTGCTGAGGAAGGGAAATTACGCCGAACGCGTCGGTGCCGGCGCTCCCGTCTACCTAGCCGCCGTCATGGAATATCTCGCCGCCGAAGTTCTCGAGTTGGCCGGAAACGCTGCCCGCGACAACAAGAAGACCAGAATCATACCGAGACATCTTCAGCTGGCGATCCGTAACGACGAGGAATTGAACAAGCTCCTGTCGGGCGTCACCATCGCACAAGGCGGTGTCCTCCCGAACATCCAAGCGGTCCTCTTACCGAAGAAGACCGAGAAGAaggcttaa
- the LOC123666694 gene encoding histone H2B: MPPKTSGKAAKKSGKAQKNISKSDKKKKKHKRKESYAIYIYKVLKQVHPDTGISSKAMSIMNSFVNDIFERIAAEASRLAHYNKRSTITSREVQTSVRLLLPGELAKHAVSEGTKAVTKYTSSK, from the coding sequence atGCCGCCCAAGACAAGCGGGAAAGCCGCTAAGAAATCTGGCAAAGCCCAGAAGAACATCTCTAAGTCggacaaaaagaagaagaagcacAAGAGGAAGGAGAGTTACgccatctatatctataaagtTCTCAAGCAAGTCCATCCCGATACCGGTATCTCGAGCAAGGCCATGTCTATCATGAACTCTTTCGTGAACGACATCTTCGAACGCATCGCCGCCGAAGCTTCGCGTCTCGCTCACTACAACAAGAGATCCACGATCACCTCGAGGGAGGTCCAGACCTCCGTGAGGCTGCTCCTGCCCGGCGAGCTCGCTAAGCACGCCGTCAGTGAAGGAACAAAGGCCGTCACGAAGTACACGAGCTCCAAGTGA
- the LOC123666682 gene encoding histone H1B-like — MADTAVATEAPAPATPAKKPKASAAAGGAAKKPKAKPTHPKTSEMVNSAIKELKERSGSSLQAIKKYIAAQYKVDSEKLAPFIRKYLKSAVESGALIQTKGKGASGSFKLESKSSASKKPAGGSGGGASGGKGASSSAASGKSKKASSASAAGKGGAKKAAAAAAAAAAAAAAASAGAASSPSKSKPKAATKDKKAAAAKKKPAPKKAAVAATPSKAKAGAASKAKKSAKPPTKKPKAPKPKKAAAATPKSKAAAKKAAAAKK, encoded by the coding sequence atggcCGATACAGCAGTAGCGACCGAAGCCCCAGCACCCGCGACCCCGGCGAAGAAGCCTAAGGCTTCGGCCGCCGCGGGCGGCGCCGCCAAGAAGCCGAAGGCTAAGCCCACACACCCTAAGACATCCGAAATGGTAAACAGCGCGATAAAAGAGTTGAAAGAGCGCAGCGGTTCCTCTCTGCAAGCGATCAAAAAATATATCGCCGCTCAATACAAAGTCGATTCGGAAAAGCTGGCTCCGTTCATCAGGAAGTATCTGAAGAGCGCCGTGGAATCGGGAGCTCTCATACAGACGAAGGGCAAGGGCGCTTCCGGCTCGTTTAAGCTCGAATCGAAATCGTCCGCATCGAAGAAACCGGccggcggcagcggcggcggaGCATCGGGCGGCAAGGGCGCCTCGTCTTCGGCCGCGTCCGGTAAATCGAAGAAAGCCTCGTCCGCTTCGGCCGCAGGCAAGGGAGGCGCGAAGaaggccgccgccgccgctgccgccgccgccgctgcgGCCGCCGCGGCCTCCGCCGGTGCGGCGTCATCGCCGTCGAAGTCCAAACCGAAGGCAGCGACTAAGGACAAAAAAGCCGCCGCCGCTAAGAAGAAGCCGGCGCCGAAGAAGGCGGCCGTCGCCGCGACGCCTTCTAAGGCGAAGGCCGGCGCCGCGTCGAAGGCGAAGAAGAGTGCCAAACCGCCCACTAAGAAGCCAAAAGCTCCTAAACCGAAGAAGGCAGCCGCAGCGACGCCCAAGTCGAAAGCGGCAGCTAAGAAAGCGGCCGCCGCCAAGAAGTAA
- the LOC123666909 gene encoding E3 SUMO-protein ligase ZBED1-like has protein sequence MAPPKSIIWTHFTKTNETIAKCKQCFKSVKYCGNTSNLFKHSKTHGISVDKGKLQKKENNKSNESSKNTIVLANSRHLMEDDQPQASTSKISEDRDDCSSVTTLTSMDSETARELCLSNSIKNAFERISSNKAGGTKYNRIVQALIFFICQDMRPFNIVEGEGFLRLVKELEPTFKVPGAKYLKKITTEKYEACITICKSKLSKIDNFCLTLDIWTETMNEVGFMGVTIHFVENGQMCMYYLATRALRERHTSEYISENLLDILKKWNIPLTKIRAAVSDNASSMLASIRMSLGEKKHLPCFAHTINLVVEEALKLPSVKSAVIKVREIVNWIKNSVVQSDKLRKIQMRNNVSAGSVLKLIADVRTRWNSTFFMLERFLKLRIVISEIVIESVVAPNLPSAVEMETLN, from the exons ATGGCACCACCAAAATCTATAATATGGACACATTTTACCAAAACAAACGAAACAATTGCAAAATGTAAACAGTGTTTTAAGTCTGTGAAGTATTGTGGGAATACGTCGAATTTATTCAAGCATTCTAAAACTCATGGAATTTCTGTGGACAAAGGCAAATtacagaaaaaagaaaataataagtcCAACGAAAG ttcaaaaaatacaatagtGTTGGCCAACTCAAGGCATTTAATGGAAGATGATCAACCCCAAGCATCAACATCGAAAATTTCAGAAGATCGTGATGATTGCTCTAGTGTAACCACATTAACAAGTATGGACTCGGAGACTGCAAGGGAGCTATGTCTGAGCAATTCAATAAAGAATGCGTTTGAACGAATTTCATCtaataaag ctgGTGGTACGAAGTATAACAGAATTGTTCAagcattgatattttttatctgtcaaGATATGCGTCCATTTAATATAGTTGAAGGTGAAGGCTTTTTACGACTTGTAAAAGAACTGGAGCCTACTTTTAAAGTTCCTGGCGCAaagtatttaaagaaaattactaCCGAAAAGTACGAAGCTTGTATAACTATTTGTAAGTCCAAATTATCCAAGATAGACAATTTCTGTTTAACGCTGGACATATGGACAGAGACAATGAATGAAGTAGGATTCATGGGCGTCACCATACATTTTGTAGAAAATGGTCAAATGTGTATGTATTATCTTGCAACTCGTGCATTAAGAGAGCGACATACATCTGAATACATATCGGAAAACCTGCtggatattttgaaaaaatggaATATTCCACTTACCAAAATTCGTGCTGCTGTATCAGATAATGCCAGTTCAATGTTGGCTTCCATACGAATGTCTTTAGgcgaaaaaaaacatttaccgtgttttgcccatactaTTAACCTTGTAGTTGAAGAGGCACTAAAGTTGCCCAGTGTTAAATCAGCTGTTATAAAAGTACGAGAAATTGTTAATTGGATAAAAAATAGTGTTGTGCAGTCGGATAAGCTACGAAAAATCCAAATGCGTAATAATGTTTCGGCAGGATCAGTTTTAAAACTTATTGCAGATGTAAGAACTAGGTGGAACTCaactttttttatgttagaGCGATTTCTTAAGTTAAGAATAGTAATATCAGAAATTGTAATTGAGAGTGTAGTGGCTCCAAATTTGCCAAGTGCAGTGGAAATGGAAACCTTGAATTAG
- the LOC123666696 gene encoding histone H4, which produces MTGRGKGGKGLGKGGAKRHRKVLRDNIQGITKPAIRRLARRGGVKRISGLIYEETRGVLKVFLENVIRDAVTYTEHAKRKTVTAMDVVYALKRQGRTLYGFGG; this is translated from the coding sequence ATGACCGGCCGCGGTAAAGGTGGAAAGGGTCTGGGAAAAGGAGGCGCGAAGAGACACAGGAAGGTTCTCCGTGATAACATCCAAGGTATCACGAAGCCCGCCATCCGTCGTCTGGCGCGCAGAGGAGGAGTGAAACGTATCTCCGGTCTGATATACGAAGAGACCCGCGGCGTGCTCAAAGTGTTCCTCGAGAACGTCATCCGTGACGCCGTCACCTACACCGAGCACGCCAAGAGGAAGACCGTGACCGCTATGGACGTCGTTTACGCCCTCAAACGTCAGGGTCGCACCCTCTACGGTTTCGGCGGTTAG